Proteins encoded within one genomic window of Solea senegalensis isolate Sse05_10M linkage group LG11, IFAPA_SoseM_1, whole genome shotgun sequence:
- the stk38a gene encoding serine/threonine-protein kinase 38: protein MAMTGQSSCSSMSNHTKERVTMAKVTLENFYSNLIAQHEEREMRQQKLEKVMDQEGLADEEKRIRRSQHARKETEFLRLKRTRLGLDDFESLKVIGRGAFGEVRLVQKKDTGHVYAMKILRKADMLEKEQVGHIRAERDILVEADSLWVVKMFYSFQDKMNLYLIMEFLPGGDMMTLLMKKDTLTEEATQFYIAETVLAIDSIHQLGFIHRDIKPDNLLLDSRGHVKLSDFGLCTGLKRAHRTEFYKNLNHSLPSDLSKQTFQNMNSKRKAETWKRNRRQLAFSTVGTPDYIAPEVFMQNGYNKLCDWWSLGVIMYEMLIGYPPFCSETPQETYRKVMNWRETLTFPPEVPISEKAKDLILRFCCEEEHRIGATGVEEIKSNPFFEGVDYDHIRERPAAIPIEIKSIDDTSHFDEFPDSDILTPTSVAPVSNQTEVDLKNKDWVFINYTYKRFEGLTARGAIPSYMKSGKR, encoded by the exons ATGGCAATGACTGGCCAGAGCTCGTGCTCCTCTATGAGTAACCACACAAAGGAGCGGGTCACTATGGCCAAAGTGACCCTGGAGAACTTCTACAGCAACCTCATCGCCCAgcatgaggagagagagatgag ACAACAGAAGCTGGAGAAAGTGATGGACCAGGAGGGTTTGGCTGATGAAGAG AAACGCATCCGACGCTCTCAGCATGCAAGAAAAGAGACAGAGTTCCTGCGTCTGAAAAGAACTCGACTGGGTCTGGATGACTTTGAGTCCCTGAAGGTGATTGGACGAGGGGCTTTTGGAGAG GTTCGCCTGGTGCAGAAGAAAGACACGGGTCACGTCTATGCCATGAAGATCCTCCGCAAAGCTGACATGCTGGAGAAAGAACAG gtTGGTCATATCCGGGCTGAGCGGGATATTCTGGTGGAGGCAGACAGTCTGTGGGTGGTCAAGATGTTCTACAGTTTCCAGGATAAGATGAACCTTTACCTCATCATGGAGTTCCTGCCTGGAG GAGACATGATGACTCTGCTGATGAAGAAGGACACGCTTACAGAAGAAGCCACTCAGTTCTACATAGCAGAGACAGTGCTCGCTATTGATTCCATCCACCAGCTGGGCTTCATCCACAGAGACATCAAACCAGACAACCTGCTGCTGGACTCCAGG GGTCATGTGAAGCTGTCTGACTTTGGTCTGTGCACCGGGCTGAAGAGAGCTCACCGCACTGAGTTCTACAAAAACCTGAACCACAGCCTGCCCAGTGACCTCAGTAAACAAA CCTTTCAGAACATGAACTCCAAGAGGAAAGCAGAGACTTGGAAGAGGAACAGGAGGCAGCTG GCTTTCTCGACGGTGGGAACCCCAGACTACATCGCTCCAGAGGTCTTTATGCAAAATGGATACAACAAGCTCTGCGACTGGTGGAGTCTGGGTGTCATCATGTACGAGATGCTGATAG GTTACCCTCCGTTCTGCTCAGAGACACCGCAGGAGACGTACAGGAAAGTGATGAACTGGCGAGAGACGCTCACATTTCCTCCAGAGGTTCCCATATCAGAGAAGGCCAAAGACCTCATCCTCAG GTTCTGCTGTGAGGAGGAGCACAGAATCGGGGCTACAGGTGTCGAGGAGATCAAGTCCAATCCTTTCTTTGAGGGCGTGGACTACGACCATATCAG GGAGAGACCTGCTGCCATTCCCATAGAGATCAAAAGCATCGACGACACCTCCCACTTTGACGAGTTCCCCGATTCAGACATTCTCACACCAACTTCAG tCGCCCCGGTGTCCAACCAGACGGAGGTGGACCTGAAGAACAAGGACTGGGTCTTCATCAACTACACGTACAAACGCTTTGAAGGCCTGACCGCTCGAGGAGCTATACCGTCCTACATGAAGTCAGGCAAGAGATGA
- the LOC122776613 gene encoding targeting protein for Xklp2-like isoform X2, with the protein MADNVSGGAAESYEFDAPSHVIDLKELENNESDDQWFEQQGGGADGHLCTPSRPDWPFMRSNIPNVPKAIVSPHVKTDVDNVPGTSTYPPPNIVTSWGTGTTVSQTNAQPRRRTAAAAANQPPAQPRRVSKRKGATGSSAPPPTAAPPSKKHKKSPVARPAQKASSVLRRSVQPNSRAGLRRSAQLSSRTAPKPRAAASNTAHTEPCSSEEQELERIRNLQKEVALHRKKNEASYKAALAGNPPPKKTVLSTTVPKEFHFNTDTRVKTTTSSSSAQREVDFMSQLRKPSSPVKAMKGATVPKPFNLSRGNKREVDGTGAYVSMAEKIAQFQTRTPERYHLRSRQNQERGPSPVKGGHLKLTEPHTPHLMTRQRFRPPTVKSSAELEAEEVDKLHKFKFKALELNKKILERAEELKKPAVKEPTVPEGFELQIEKRLQGRQKPQEEKPHTFKSQPLPKKILEGVVGIPEKRVLNPTVPESPAFALKNRVRVERKAEEVKQPSPIKAPPVPHFGLPFQPRLPESHHVEVCPFSFEKRELERRALKEKKLEELRNEEVPQFKAQLLPNFDTVLLPEKKKLEPTKPEPFRLIADERGAVKSSQREQMLKEEQKQLEEAATFRARPNTVTHKEPFQPKKGERAAVAVEAFELSTERRARERQEYEKLASEKDALRALMEEQQRQEEEEREKEEVARLRHEQVHKAQPIRHYRPVAVKKSEVPLTVPHSPNFSDRFRL; encoded by the exons ATGGCCGACAACGTCTCTGGTGGCGCCGCTGAATCCTACGAATTTGATGCTCCGTCTCATGTCATCGACTTAAAAGAGCTGGAGAATAATGAGAGTGATGATCAGTGGTTTG AACAACAGGGTGGGGGAGCAGATGGTCACCTTTGTACACCTTCCAGACCCGACTGGCCCTTTATGAGAAGTAATATTCCCAATGTGCCCAAGGCTATTGTCAGTCCTCACGTCAAGACAGACGTGGACAATG TGCCTGGCACGTCCACTTATCCACCTCCAAATATTGTCACATCTTGGGGAACTGGAACTACTGTGTCTCAGACCAATGCTCAACCAAGGaggaggacagcagcagcagcggcaaaTCAACCTCCTGCCCAACCACGCAG ggTTTCAAAACGTAAGGGGGCAACTGGTAGTTCAGCCCCACCACCAACCGCAGCTCCACCctcaaagaaacacaaaaa GAGTCCTGTTGCTCGTCCAGCTCAAAAAGCCAGCAGCGTCCTCCGCAGAAGTGTACAGCCGAATTCCAGGGCTGGACTTCGCAGAAGTGCACAATTGAGTTCCAGGACTGCACCCAAGCCCAGGGCGGCAGCTTCCaatactgcacacacaga GCCATGTAGCTCTGAAGAACAGGAGCTGGAGCGCATCAGGAACCTCCAGAAAGAAGTGGCTCTGCACCGCAAGAAGAACGAGGCGAGCTACAAAGCTGCTCTGGCTGGAA ATCCACCACCAAAGAAGACTGTCCTGTCTACAACTGTGCCTAAAGAGTTCCACTTCAACACGGACACGCGTGTGAAGACGACCACTTCATCCAGCAGTGCACAGAGAGAAGTGGACTTTATGAGTCAGCTTCGTAAACCTTCGTCCCCT GTGAAGGCAATGAAAGGTGCCACGGTACCAAAACCCTTCAATCTGTCGAGAGGCAACAAGAGAGAGGTGGATGGAACAGGAGCTTATGTGTCCATGGCTGAGAAGATAGCCCAGTTCCAGACGAGAACTCCTGAGCGCTACCATCTGCGCAGCCGTCAGAATCAAGAGAGAG gaCCATCTCCAGTAAAAGGTGGCCACCTGAAGCTCACTGAGCCTCACACCCCTCACCTGATGACCCGCCAGAGGTTTCGCCCGCCGACTGTTAAGAGCAGTGCTGAACTGGAGGCTGAGGAGGTGGACAAACTTCACAA GTTTAAATTCAAGGCCCTGGAGCTGAACAAGAAAATCCTGGAGCGtgcagaggagctgaagaagccGGCAGTGAAGGAACCCACGGTGCCTGAAGGCTTTGAGCTGCAGATTGAAAAAAGGCTGCAGGGGAGACAGAAGCCCCAGGAAGAGAAGCCACACACCTTTAAATCTCAACCTCTGCCCAAGAAGATCCTGGAAGGAGTCGTG GGAATACCAGAAAAGAGAGTTCTCAATCCAACTGTTCCAGAGTCTCCAGCTTTTGCTCTGAAGAACAGGGTTCGTGTGGAGCGTAAGGCCGAGGAA GTCAAACAGCCGTCACCAATCAAGGCTCCTCCGGTGCCTCACTTCGGCCTCCCCTTCCAGCCGCGGCTTCCAGAGAGCCACCATGTGGAGGTGTGTCCTTTCTCCTTTGAGAAGAGGGAACTAGAGAGGAGGGcactgaaagagaagaagctggaggagctgcGAAATGAAGAG GTTCCTCAGTTCAAAGCTCAGCTGCTGCCAAACTTTGACACTGTGCTGCTCCCTgaaaagaagaagctggagcCCACAAAGCCTGAGCCCTTCAGACTGATCGCGGATGAACGTGGTGCTGTGAAGAGCAGTCAAAGGGAACAGATG CTGAAAGAAGAACAGAAACAACTCGAGGAAGCAGCAACGTTCAGAGCCAGGCCTAACACAGTCACTCATAAAGAGCCTTTCCAGCCCAAAAAGGGGGAGCGGGCTGCAGTAG CGGTAGAGGCCTTTGAGCTGTCGACAGAGCGGCGTGCTCGGGAGCGACAGGAGTATGAAAAATTGGCCAGCGAGAAGGACGCTCTCAGGGCGCTaatggaggagcagcagaggcaagaggaggaggagcgagaAAAAGAGGAGGTCGCCAGGCTGCGACACGAACAG GTTCATAAAGCTCAGCCCATCAGACACTACAGACCTGTAGCAGTGAAGAAGAGTGAAGTTCCTCTCACTGTCCCACACTCTCCAAACTTTTCAGATCGCTTCCGCCTGTGA
- the LOC122776613 gene encoding targeting protein for Xklp2-B-like isoform X1, producing MADNVSGGAAESYEFDAPSHVIDLKELENNESDDQWFEQQGGGADGHLCTPSRPDWPFMRSNIPNVPKAIVSPHVKTDVDNVPGTSTYPPPNIVTSWGTGTTVSQTNAQPRRRTAAAAANQPPAQPRRVSKRKGATGSSAPPPTAAPPSKKHKKSPVARPAQKASSVLRRSVQPNSRAGLRRSAQLSSRTAPKPRAAASNTAHTEPCSSEEQELERIRNLQKEVALHRKKNEASYKAALAGNPPPKKTVLSTTVPKEFHFNTDTRVKTTTSSSSAQREVDFMSQLRKPSSPVKAMKGATVPKPFNLSRGNKREVDGTGAYVSMAEKIAQFQTRTPERYHLRSRQNQERGPSPVKGGHLKLTEPHTPHLMTRQRFRPPTVKSSAELEAEEVDKLHKFKFKALELNKKILERAEELKKPAVKEPTVPEGFELQIEKRLQGRQKPQEEKPHTFKSQPLPKKILEGVVGIPEKRVLNPTVPESPAFALKNRVRVERKAEEVKQPSPIKAPPVPHFGLPFQPRLPESHHVEVCPFSFEKRELERRALKEKKLEELRNEEVPQFKAQLLPNFDTVLLPEKKKLEPTKPEPFRLIADERGAVKSSQREQMLKEEQKQLEEAATFRARPNTVTHKEPFQPKKGERAAVDLSNSSTAVEAFELSTERRARERQEYEKLASEKDALRALMEEQQRQEEEEREKEEVARLRHEQVHKAQPIRHYRPVAVKKSEVPLTVPHSPNFSDRFRL from the exons ATGGCCGACAACGTCTCTGGTGGCGCCGCTGAATCCTACGAATTTGATGCTCCGTCTCATGTCATCGACTTAAAAGAGCTGGAGAATAATGAGAGTGATGATCAGTGGTTTG AACAACAGGGTGGGGGAGCAGATGGTCACCTTTGTACACCTTCCAGACCCGACTGGCCCTTTATGAGAAGTAATATTCCCAATGTGCCCAAGGCTATTGTCAGTCCTCACGTCAAGACAGACGTGGACAATG TGCCTGGCACGTCCACTTATCCACCTCCAAATATTGTCACATCTTGGGGAACTGGAACTACTGTGTCTCAGACCAATGCTCAACCAAGGaggaggacagcagcagcagcggcaaaTCAACCTCCTGCCCAACCACGCAG ggTTTCAAAACGTAAGGGGGCAACTGGTAGTTCAGCCCCACCACCAACCGCAGCTCCACCctcaaagaaacacaaaaa GAGTCCTGTTGCTCGTCCAGCTCAAAAAGCCAGCAGCGTCCTCCGCAGAAGTGTACAGCCGAATTCCAGGGCTGGACTTCGCAGAAGTGCACAATTGAGTTCCAGGACTGCACCCAAGCCCAGGGCGGCAGCTTCCaatactgcacacacaga GCCATGTAGCTCTGAAGAACAGGAGCTGGAGCGCATCAGGAACCTCCAGAAAGAAGTGGCTCTGCACCGCAAGAAGAACGAGGCGAGCTACAAAGCTGCTCTGGCTGGAA ATCCACCACCAAAGAAGACTGTCCTGTCTACAACTGTGCCTAAAGAGTTCCACTTCAACACGGACACGCGTGTGAAGACGACCACTTCATCCAGCAGTGCACAGAGAGAAGTGGACTTTATGAGTCAGCTTCGTAAACCTTCGTCCCCT GTGAAGGCAATGAAAGGTGCCACGGTACCAAAACCCTTCAATCTGTCGAGAGGCAACAAGAGAGAGGTGGATGGAACAGGAGCTTATGTGTCCATGGCTGAGAAGATAGCCCAGTTCCAGACGAGAACTCCTGAGCGCTACCATCTGCGCAGCCGTCAGAATCAAGAGAGAG gaCCATCTCCAGTAAAAGGTGGCCACCTGAAGCTCACTGAGCCTCACACCCCTCACCTGATGACCCGCCAGAGGTTTCGCCCGCCGACTGTTAAGAGCAGTGCTGAACTGGAGGCTGAGGAGGTGGACAAACTTCACAA GTTTAAATTCAAGGCCCTGGAGCTGAACAAGAAAATCCTGGAGCGtgcagaggagctgaagaagccGGCAGTGAAGGAACCCACGGTGCCTGAAGGCTTTGAGCTGCAGATTGAAAAAAGGCTGCAGGGGAGACAGAAGCCCCAGGAAGAGAAGCCACACACCTTTAAATCTCAACCTCTGCCCAAGAAGATCCTGGAAGGAGTCGTG GGAATACCAGAAAAGAGAGTTCTCAATCCAACTGTTCCAGAGTCTCCAGCTTTTGCTCTGAAGAACAGGGTTCGTGTGGAGCGTAAGGCCGAGGAA GTCAAACAGCCGTCACCAATCAAGGCTCCTCCGGTGCCTCACTTCGGCCTCCCCTTCCAGCCGCGGCTTCCAGAGAGCCACCATGTGGAGGTGTGTCCTTTCTCCTTTGAGAAGAGGGAACTAGAGAGGAGGGcactgaaagagaagaagctggaggagctgcGAAATGAAGAG GTTCCTCAGTTCAAAGCTCAGCTGCTGCCAAACTTTGACACTGTGCTGCTCCCTgaaaagaagaagctggagcCCACAAAGCCTGAGCCCTTCAGACTGATCGCGGATGAACGTGGTGCTGTGAAGAGCAGTCAAAGGGAACAGATG CTGAAAGAAGAACAGAAACAACTCGAGGAAGCAGCAACGTTCAGAGCCAGGCCTAACACAGTCACTCATAAAGAGCCTTTCCAGCCCAAAAAGGGGGAGCGGGCTGCAGTAG ACCTCTCTAACTCTTCCACAGCGGTAGAGGCCTTTGAGCTGTCGACAGAGCGGCGTGCTCGGGAGCGACAGGAGTATGAAAAATTGGCCAGCGAGAAGGACGCTCTCAGGGCGCTaatggaggagcagcagaggcaagaggaggaggagcgagaAAAAGAGGAGGTCGCCAGGCTGCGACACGAACAG GTTCATAAAGCTCAGCCCATCAGACACTACAGACCTGTAGCAGTGAAGAAGAGTGAAGTTCCTCTCACTGTCCCACACTCTCCAAACTTTTCAGATCGCTTCCGCCTGTGA